One part of the Paroedura picta isolate Pp20150507F chromosome 5, Ppicta_v3.0, whole genome shotgun sequence genome encodes these proteins:
- the LOC143837255 gene encoding interferon-gamma-inducible GTPase 10-like: KNTFDVAITGVSGAGKSSLVNALRGLSDFAEGTAQADVIERTTPPKAYLYPTFPHVTLWDLPGIGTSSFKGEEYLEKVNYHQYDFFLIVASNRFTVYDIQLSRAVQAMGKKLFYVCSKMDISIQNEKMNPGFNEETTCQKIRNYCLSNLVEAGISFPEVFLVSSWYREKFDFPFLQRALENLMEEFRRHGSVA, from the coding sequence aaaaatacatttgacGTTGCCATCACAGGGGTCTCAGGTGCTGGAAAATCATCGCTGGTCAACGCCCTGAGAGGCCTGTCAGATTTTGCAGAGGGTACGGCCCAAGCTGATGTCATAGAAAGAACAACTCCCCCGAAGGCCTATTTGTACCCTACGTTTCCACATGTAACTTTATGGGACCTACCAGGAATTGGAACATCGAGTTTTAAGGGAGAGGAATACTTAGAAAAGGTGAATTACCACCAGTATGACTTCTTCCTCATTGTGGCGTCGAATCGCTTCACTGTCTATGACATCCAGCTGTCCCGCGCAGTTCAGGCAATGGGGAAGAAGCTCTTTTACGTGTGCTCCAAAATGGACATCAGTATTCAGAATGAAAAAATGAACCCAGGCTTCAATGAGGAAACCACCTGTCAAAAAATCAGGAACTACTGCCTCAGTAATTTGGTGGAGGCTGGCATTTCCTTTCCAGAGGTTTTCCTCGTCTCCAGTTGGTATAGGGAGaagtttgattttcccttcctgCAAAGGGCTTTAGAGAATTTAATGGAAGAATTCAGGAGACATGGCTCAGTGGCTTGA